Genomic DNA from Corticium candelabrum chromosome 5, ooCorCand1.1, whole genome shotgun sequence:
AACTTAGTAGACGGTAGTCCACTTATAGCAGTTAGTAAGGAGAGATGGCAGGAAGTACAGTAGACGGGATGATACCAgactctcgcgcctggaattgtcataaaggcaccggacaagactagcgcgagagagtttGGGGACGAGGCACGGAAAGCGGTCGGAATGCATTTCAATTCTTGCGCTGGAATGAGTAGCGTAGCTCGAGTACATGACACAATCAGTTGTAGTCTGATAGAGTTGACACAGCTATTATGACTAATTAGTAAAGGCACCTGGACAAACTAAACAAGTGAGAACACACCTTGCGCATGATAGCACCTCTGCACGGCAAGGTGATAattatgattaattagcgCAAACCCGGGTTTctaaccctagtgtgaacacatcCTTTTTTGGAAGTTTGTTGTTCGCTATCATGCAAAACCTAACGCCGGATAACGATAATTAAGTTACAATTGAGAGCTATATCTACACCAGGTTGCAGCCGGACTCTCTAAATCGTCGGCAGTCTACCAAAGCTCGAGGAATGATGGAAAAACTGTTGGTGTTTGCTGCGTTACTGCTGCTAGTATTCTACTATgcagctggtgctgctgctgctgaggccaTCGAGTCTACTATTTCTGAggtgtgtgactgtgtctgtGCAAGATTTCTAGGAAGGATTCTAAAATATTTCAGAGTGTATATATTTGTTGTGAAGTATCAATAATTGTTATCATGTTTTTGCAGAAATCTGGTAGCGTACGAGATACAGAGTTACAGCTTAGCAGGAATCGTCTGAGAAGGGACCCATACGAGTACCTGCAAAAGGTAACGTATACGTCGTTGATTTCTGTGTGTGCCCaaacgcgcgcgtgtgtgatTCATTTGTTTATTCAGTTGCTACTTCTCTGGAACCTCCAAATTACAAGCGCACCTATTGGCTCTCTCCAAAAGCCTGCACAGTCATGCCAGCATCTTTTGAATGTGGACAAGTATGCACCCAGTGGTGAATACTGGATTCGACCTAAAGGGTCGAACAAAATGCAAGTCTATTGTGAGATGGATGTAGGTGGAGGCGGATTCACGTTTGTCTCAACCCGGGCAGTGACTGCCAGTGCAACATCATCAAGCATAAGTCAGCTGATGACCAAAAGGTCGTCTGTACTCTTTCGTTTTGTGACTGATAAGTTTGAGCAGTACTACTCAATCGTCGAGCAACTGGACAAGTTCAGATACAAGCCCTTGTTTGTTGCACAAAACAGTGATGTTGGCTATACACAACCACTCAACAAACGTACAATGGGCGCTACAGGTTACCTATTTGTTGGCATACTCGACGCTGCTACAGCTAGAGTGAAAGGTGCAGTGCAGGGATACAAATCCAACGGAGTTCCAATCGACTTTACCAACTGTGATGCCAACCCGAATTCATACATTGCCTTGTTTCCAAATCATAATGAGTTGTCTCCCCGTTCTTATCATGTACCTGGCATTTTTAATAGGTGGCGTAATACCTTTAAACCAATACCAGCAGGTCTCGAGATGCCTCGAAAGTATTTCTTCTTTACAGAGATGCACTTTGGAGGTTGTGGTGTCTACTCCTCCAGTGATAATTGGGGTTTCCTGACAGCATCTGCCGTTGGGGTTCGTTGATGCAGcaacatgcagcaacatgCAGCAATGACTCGATGAATGGACAACAGAAGTATTACGCGTTATAGATATTAGACACCCTAGTGTGTGTCTACAGGTGCATGGGTTGAGAGCTGTAAGCGTTGGACATGCTGTTAGTCGAGACGTAGATTCTAGAATACAAGTTGTGTAACCGTTCGGAGCACAGTATTCTGGTGTGTGTTGCGGCCATCGATCCTTTCAGTCTAGCAGGACCCAACCGAGAAAGACGTGCcgtagactcgacccagtctctctccgccgtCGTCAATCCtcgagactggtttcagaccgcccacGACGTCGCTAAATGCACTAAGTGCGATCTGTATCAGCGTGCACAACGACGCGGAGTTTATTTATCAGACGTATCAATAAATAAACGGCTCTGCAAGATGTAAACCAAGCAGTCAACGACCCCGTATGCGttgtacaaagacaagcatGCATTACACTTCAACACATGAACTGCGTCTCAGCTGTTTCCTAGCTAGACCATTTCCATCGGATTCCTAGGCTCTTCAGACTCGGAACCAAACTCAGCGCAAACGACGCCTAGGACGCCCAGACCGtctgacaaagacaaaactccCGCTCAAAGCCGCACTAACTCATAGATCAATGCGAATCTAGGCGCAGAAAGCGACAGGAACGCTCACCTGGCGATTAGTGAAGTGTTTGTGCGCCACGCCTTTGCAACAGCAAGGCACGCACTAATGGCAGCATGTAGTGACGTCAgtgggcggtctgaaaccaggcaaggattgactatccggggaatgacgacggcgaagagagactgggtcgagtagACGTGCTGTGTGTTCATGCACGTACATAGCGGACATGGTAATGTAAATGAGCTAGAAACAGAGTTTTCTGTCACCTAGCTGACTAGACATGAAT
This window encodes:
- the LOC134180417 gene encoding uncharacterized protein LOC134180417, translating into MMEKLLVFAALLLLVFYYAAGAAAAEAIESTISEKSGSVRDTELQLSRNRLRRDPYEYLQKLLLLWNLQITSAPIGSLQKPAQSCQHLLNVDKYAPSGEYWIRPKGSNKMQVYCEMDVGGGGFTFVSTRAVTASATSSSISQLMTKRSSVLFRFVTDKFEQYYSIVEQLDKFRYKPLFVAQNSDVGYTQPLNKRTMGATGYLFVGILDAATARVKGAVQGYKSNGVPIDFTNCDANPNSYIALFPNHNELSPRSYHVPGIFNRWRNTFKPIPAGLEMPRKYFFFTEMHFGGCGVYSSSDNWGFLTASAVGVR